In Brassica rapa cultivar Chiifu-401-42 chromosome A06, CAAS_Brap_v3.01, whole genome shotgun sequence, a single window of DNA contains:
- the LOC103872541 gene encoding protein phosphatase 2C 7 has protein sequence MDEISPAVALTLSLANTMCDSGISSTLDITEMKNVTDAVDMLSHQKDQSYSNGEVEHMMEDKTLSEARSLSSDLGVAVQESEEDEVLVVSDDATIISEGLIVVNARSEITLPDTDNGRVLATAIIINETTIDQVPTAEVLITSLNHDVSMEATASEVVIRLPEETHHNVARGSRSVYELECIPLWGTVSICGGRSEMEDAVSALPHCLKIPIKMLMGDHEGMSPSLTHLTSHFFGVYDGHGGAQVADYCQDRIHFALAEEIERIKEELCERNTGEGRQVQWEKVFVDCYLKVDGEVKGKVSRPVVGSSSDEMVLEAVSPETVGSTAVVALVCSSHIIVSNCGDSRAVLLRGKDSMPLSVDHKPDREDEYARIERAGGKVIQWQGARVSGVLAMSRSIGDEYLEPYVIPDPEVTFMPRAREDECLILASDGLWDVISNQDACEFARKRILWWHKKNGALPLAERGVGEDQACQAAADYLSKLAIQKGSKDNISIIVVDLKAQRKFKTKS, from the exons ATGGACGAGATTTCACCAGCAGTTGCACTGACTTTGAGCTTAGCCAACACCATGTGTGACTCAGGAATCTCGTCGACTTTAGATATCACCGAGATGAAGAATGTTACTGATGCAGTTGACATGTTGTCCCATCAGAAAGATCAAAGTTACAGTAATGGAGAGGTTGAACATATGATGGAAGACAAAACACTATCTGAAGCTAGATCCTTGTCTTCTGATTTAGGCGTAGCTGTccaagaatcagaagaagatgaggtatTAGTAGTATCTGATGATGCGACTATTATAAGCGAGGGTTTAATAGTTGTGAACGCTAGGTCTGAAATAACTTTGCCAGATACAGATAACGGGAGGGTTCTAGCTACGGCCATTATCATAAACGAGACGACCATAGATCAGGTTCCCACAGCTGAAGTCCTTATAACGAGTCTGAATCACGATGTGAGTATGGAAGCGACAGCTTCAGAGGTAGTCATTAGGTTGCCTGAAGAAACTCATCATAACGTTGCAAGAGGAAGCAGGAGTGTCTATGAACTTGAATGTATACCTCTTTGGGGCACTGTTTCAATCTGCGGTGGAAGATCTGAGATGGAGGATGCTGTCAGTGCTTTGCCTCATTGTCTGAAAATACCTATTAAAATGCTTATGGGGGATCATGAAGGGATGAGTCCAAGTCTCACACACCTCACTAGTCACTTCTTTGGTGTATATGATGGCCATGGAGGCGCTCAG GTTGCTGACTATTGTCAAGATAGAATCCATTTTGCTTTGGCTGAAGAAATCGAACGGATCAAAGAAGAGTTGTGCGAGAGGAACACTGGCGAGGGTAGGCAGGTCCAGTGGGAGAAAGTCTTTGTCGATTGCTATCTGAAAGTTGATGGTGAAGTTAAAGGCAAAGTCAGTAGACCTGTTGTTGGTTCTTCTTCTGATGAGATGGTTCTCGAGGCTGTTTCCCCTGAAACCGTGGGATCAACTGCTGTGGTTGCTCTGGTCTGCTCATCACATATAATAGTCTCAAACTGTGGTGATTCAAGAGCTGTCCTACTCCGTGGCAAAGACTCCATGCCTTTATCAGTTGATCACAAA CCAGATAGAGAGGATGAGTATGCAAGAATAGAGAGAGCTGGAGGAAAAGTTATACAATGGCAAGGCGCACGTGTTTCCGGCGTTCTCGCCATGTCAAGATCCATTG GTGATGAATATCTGGAGCCATATGTGATACCAGATCCTGAAGTGACGTTTATGCCACGAGCAAGAGAAGACGAGTGTCTTATATTAGCCAGTGATGGACTCTGGGATGTGATAAGTAACCAAGATGCTTGCGAGTTTGCAAGGAAAAGGATCTTGTGGTGGCACAAGAAGAATGGAGCATTGCCTTTAGCTGAGAGAGGTGTAGGGGAAGACCAAGCTTGCCAAGCCGCAGCTGATTATCTCTCCAAACTCGCTATTCAGAAGGGAAGCAAAGACAATATCTCTATCATAGTGGTTGACCTGAAAGCTCAGAGAAAGTTCAAGACCAAATCTTGA
- the LOC103872543 gene encoding TMV resistance protein N: MFSPSSSTTPQKFDVFLSFRGKDTRRIFISFLYKELIRMSIRTFKDDVELKSGRRISSDLLLAIEGSKIAVVVVSKKYPASPWCLHELVKIMDVEKQGSLTVMPIFYNVEPSHVRRQIEKVAEQFTKHEGRENHETVVSWRQALTNLASISGHCSRDCDDDSKLVDEIIKRISNMLLLSATPSSDGLNNQLGIDAHMKELYPLLGLNSNEGVRLIGIWARGSSVRSALARFVYKKIHKKFQSKCFLENVKGIPQDCQMSNLREEFLIRIQGGYSTMKTSGLIRTRLMSQKVLLVANNVDKLEQLDALADDFNCFGPGSIVIITTHDKQLLVGFGIKVVYEVECLRCFEVRQLFRQSAFRERDLYVDSEMFSTLSVTESSGNSVYDS, from the exons ATGTTTTCACCGTCTTCTTCTACTACTCCACAAAAGTTCGATGTCTTTCTGAGTTTCAGAGGCAAAGACACTCGCAGAATCTTCATCAGCTTTCTCTACAAAGAACTCATCCGAATGAGTATTCGAACTTTCAAAGACGACGTTGAACTCAAGAGTGGACGTCGTATCTCTTCAGACCTCCTTTTGGCCATCGAGGGTTCCAAGATCGCCGTCGTGGTTGTTTCCAAGAAATATCCTGCCTCCCCCTGGTGTCTCCATGAGCTAGTCAAGATCATGGACGTCGAGAAACAAGGTTCGCTCACCGTCATGCCCATCTTCTACAACGTTGAGCCTTCTCATGTAAGGAGACAGATAGAAAAAGTGGCTGAACAGTTTACAAAACATGAAGGGAGGGAGAATCATGAGACTGTTGTGTCATGGAGGCAAGCTTTGACCAACTTGGCTAGTATCTCTGGCCATTGCTCTCGTGATTG TGATGATGACTCGAAGCTAGTCGATGAGATTATTAAGAGAATATCCAACATGCTGTTACTCTCTGCAACACCATCAAGTGATGGTCTCAATAACCAGCTTGGGATTGATGCACACATGAAAGAGCTGTATCCATTGTTAGGTTTAAATTCTAATGAAGGTGTGAGACTTATTGGAATATGGGCAAGGGGAAGCAGTGTAAGATCAGCTCTAGCTAGATTCGTCTACAAGAAAATCCACAAGAAGTTCCAAAGCAAATGCTTTCTCGAAAACGTTAAAGGGATTCCTCAAGACTGTCAAATGTCGAATCTTAGAGAAGAGTTTCTAATAAGGATCCAAGGAGGTTACTCGACCATGAAAACCTCTGGATTGATCAGAACGAGGCTCATGAGTCAGAAAGTTCTACTTGTGGCTAACAATGTTGATAAACTGGAGCAGTTAGATGCTCTTGCAGATGACTTTAACTGCTTTGGTCCTGGTAGTATAGTTATTATTACTACACATGACAAACAGCTTCTTGTTGGGTTTGGGATAAAGGTTGTGTATGAAGTTGAGTGCTTGAGATGCTTTGAAGTTCGTCAACTCTTTCGTCAGTCCgcttttagagagagagaccttTATGTTGATTCTGAGATGTTTTCAACCTTATCGGTGACTGAGTCTTCTGGTAACTCTGTTTATGATTCTTGA
- the LOC103872539 gene encoding mitochondrial import inner membrane translocase subunit TIM23-1, whose translation MATNHSSDDESTRLYHPYQSYELPIKAQHLYKLPTSPEYLFTEESLKKRRSWGENLTFYAGTAYLGGSVAGAASGVISGVKSFEYGDTAKLKINRVLNSSGHKGRSLGCRIGAVGLIYAGIESGVVAYMDRDDVWTSVVAGLGTGAVFRAARGVRSAAVAGALGGMVAGGVVAGKQVLKRYAHI comes from the coding sequence ATGGCGACAAATCATAGCTCCGATGACGAAAGCACGCGCCTTTACCATCCTTACCAGAGCTACGAGCTCCCCATCAAAGCCCAGCACCTTTACAAGCTCCCCACTTCCCCCGAGTACCTCTTCACGGAAGAGTCCCTCAAAAAGCGTCGATCTTGGGGAGAGAATCTCACTTTCTACGCAGGGACCGCTTACCTCGGCGGTTCCGTAGCCGGAGCTGCATCTGGAGTTATCTCCGGCGTCAAGAGCTTCGAGTACGGAGACACGGCTAAGCTGAAGATCAACAGGGTTTTGAACTCGTCTGGTCATAAGGGTCGCTCGTTGGGTTGCAGGATCGGGGCTGTTGGGCTGATCTACGCGGGGATTGAGAGCGGCGTTGTGGCGTATATGGATAGGGATGATGTGTGGACTAGCGTGGTGGCGGGTTTGGGAACTGGGGCGGTGTTTAGGGCGGCGCGAGGGGTGAGGTCTGCGGCTGTGGCGGGTGCGCTTGGAGGAATGGTGGCTGGTGGGGTTGTGGCGGGGAAGCAGGTTTTGAAGCGGTATGCTCACATTTGA
- the LOC103872542 gene encoding 50S ribosomal protein HLL, mitochondrial, with amino-acid sequence MATALVSRFTKGRSLLGGLTNAFSGLMSSSTGMMSGSTLSQHQQQQQRTFIQMGTRLKVVDNSGAKEVVCIQSLRGKKGARLGDIIICSVKQGLPEKKKGKYDAVPIGKKFNWKDFIGTGKVRKGNVVYGVVVRAKMQKGRVDGSQVCFDDNAIVILGIKEPKKNYSGGFYQPIGTRVFGPVPHELRLRKQLKILALAQDLV; translated from the exons ATGGCGACAGCTTTAGTTTCCAGATTCACCAAAG GACGTTCATTGCTTGGAGGTCTTACCAATGCCTTCTCTGGTTTGATGAGTTCATCCACTGGAATGATGAGTGGAAGCACCCTCTCTCAG catcagcagcagcaacaaagGACGTTCATTCAAATGGGAACGAGACTCAAAGTGGTGGATAACTCGGGTGCAAAGGAGGTGGTGTGCATACAATCTCTAAGGGGAAAGAAAGGAGCAAGACTTGGCGATATCATCATTTGTTCAGTGAAACAGGGATTAccagaaaaaaagaaagggaAATATGATGCCGTACCGATAGGTAAAAAGTTCAACTGGAAAGATTTTATAGGGACAGGTAAAGTGCGCAAAGGGAATGTCGTCTACGGTGTGGTTGTTCGTGCTAAGATGCAGAAAGGGCGTGTTGATGGAAGCCAAGTGTGTTTTGATGACAACGCCATCGTTATTTTGGGAATTAAGGAACCCAAGAAAAATTATTCGGGTGGTTTCTACCAACCGATTGGTACCCGTGTGTTTGGTCCTGTCCCGCACGAGCTGCGTCTCAGAAAACAGCTCAAGATCCTTGCTTTGGCTCAGGACCTTGTTTGA
- the LOC103872540 gene encoding U-box domain-containing protein 35 isoform X2 has translation MAARRVKGKDSNAVTAIAIDKDKNSQHALKWAVENIVVNSPNCILLHVQTKLRIGAEENTEADNEEEAHQFFLPFRGFCARKGIMAKEVLLHDIDIASAIVDYINNNSIANIVLGATARNSFLKKFKTVDVPGTLLKTTPDTCAVFVVSKGKLLTSKSASRPQTPQHSPQPPKPHPHSAISDPGPASSITFSDSGRSSPALNGGFSPPTAHFKPSLIRSSPSRFSNGLSPSGHSGESNASFYSILGRSTYGGSSHSSTSMSELADGEERFSGGSYITEQNHNLEAEVRRLRLELQQYNVSMGRESAPHLQGPSAAAESIKLEEAKVARDMLRAMSEMDKHKTQSEIHATELAHRLAEMDKQKRRLVEMQARFKEQDMASNVSYRRYSIRDVEGATDGFSDAQKIGEGGYGPVYKAVLENTSVAIKILKSDVSQGLKQFQQEVEVLSCMRHPNMVILLGACPEYGCLVYEYMENGTLEDRLFCKDNTPPLSWRQRFRIVAEIATGLLFLHQAKPEPLVHRDLKPANILLDRHLNSKISDVGLARLVPPAVADSFTNYHMTAAAGTFCYIDPEYQQTGMLGVKSDLYSFGVVLLQILTAMPAMGLSHRVEKALEKKRLIEVLDPKVSDWPEEETQVLAQLALQCCELRKRDRPDLATVLLPALSKLREFATEDHEDDRIYSVPRAHNSVHDVDDDDRIYSVPRAHNSVPRSPISSSSQWMH, from the exons ATGGCTGCAAGAAGAGTTAAAGGAAAAGACAGCAATGCGGTTACCGCCATAGCTATTGACAAAGACAAGAACAGCCAACACGCTTTGAAGTGGGCTGTTGAGAATATTGTTGTCAATTCTCCAAACTGTATCCTTCTCCATGTTCAAACCAAACTGA GAATTGGTGCAGAAGAGAACACAGAAGCAGACAACGAAGAAGAGGCGCATCAGTTCTTCCTTCCCTTCAGAGGCTTCTGCGCTCGAAAAGGG ATTATGGCAAAGGAGGTTCTGCTTCACGATATTGACATAGCAAGTGCAATTGTTGACTACATCAACAACAACTCCATTGCAAATATAGTCCTTGGAGCCACCGCAAGAAACTCCTTCCTCAA GAAGTTTAAGACCGTAGATGTGCCAGGGACCCTGCTTAAAACAACTCCAGATACATGTGCTGTCTTTGTTGTGTCTAAAGGGAAACTATTAACAAGCAAATCAGCGAGTAGGCCTCAGACACCTCAACATTCTCCCCAGCCTCCAAAACCACACCCACACTCTGCCATATCCGATCCTGGCCCGGCAAGCTCCATCACTTTCAGTGATTCCGGAAG GTCATCTCCTGCATTAAACGGAGGTTTCTCTCCACCTACAGCTCATTTCAAGCCTTCTCTAATTAGGAGTTCTCCCTCAAGGTTTAGCAATGGACTCTCTCCCAGCGGTCACAGTGGTGAGTCAAATGCGAGTTTCTACAGCATCCTAGGAAGATCCACCTATGGAGGAAGCTCCCACTCTTCCACATCCATG TCCGAGTTAGCCGATGGAGAGGAACGCTTTTCTGGGGGAAGTTATATCACTGAACAG AATCATAATCTTGAAGCAGAGGTGAGAAGATTGAGACTCGAATTGCAACAGTATAATGTTTCCATGGGCAGAGAAAGT GCCCCTCATCTTCAAGGACCAAGCGCTGCCGCCGAATCTATAAAGTTGGAGGAAGCAAAGGTAGCAAGGGATATGCTTAGGGCAATGTCTGAGATGGATAAGCATAAAACACAGAGCGAGATCCACGCTACCGAACTGGCGCACCGTCTTGCGGAAATGGATAAGCAGAAGAGAAGACTGGTGGAGATGCAGGCCAGATTCAAGGAACAGGACATGGCCAGCAACGTATCTTACAGAAGATATAGCATCAGAGATGTCGAAGGTGCAACCGACGGTTTTTCGGATGCTCAAAAGATTGGGGAAGGAGGGTATGGACCTGTGTATAAAGCCGTTCTCGAAAACACTTCTGTTGCTATCAAAATCTTGAAGTCAGATGTCTCACAAGGCCTGAAACAGTTCCAACAAGAGGTTGAGGTTCTCAGTTGCATGAGACACCCTAACATGGTGATCCTCCTCGGTGCTTGCCCCGAGTACGGCTGCCTTGTGTACGAGTATATGGAGAACGGAACGCTAGAAGATCGTCTCTTCTGCAAAGACAACACTCCTCCACTGTCTTGGAGACAACGGTTTAGAATCGTTGCTGAGATTGCCACAGGACTTCTTTTCCTTCACCAGGCCAAACCTGAGCCACTAGTGCATAGAGATCTGAAGCCGGCAAACATACTGCTAGACAGACATTTGAACAGCAAAATCAGTGACGTGGGCTTGGCTCGGTTGGTGCCTCCCGCTGTTGCTGATAGCTTCACCAATTATCACATGACAGCTGCAGCCG GTACGTTTTGTTACATTGACCCTGAGTACCAGCAAACGGGAATGCTTGGAGTGAAGTCTGACTTGTACTCATTCGGTGTGGTGCTTCTGCAAATCCTCACAGCTATGCCAGCGATGGGGTTAAGCCATAGAGTGGAGAAAGCACTTGAGAAAAAGAGACTCATAGAAGTTTTGGATCCCAAAGTATCAGACTGGCCTGAAGAAGAGACTCAGGTGCTAGCTCAATTGGCTTTGCAGTGCTGTGAGCTGCGGAAAAGGGATAGACCTGATCTTGCTACCGTTCTGTTGCCTGCACTGAGCAAGCTAAGGGAGTTTGCAACAGAGGATCATGAAGACGATAGAATATACTCTGTGCCACGTGCTCACAATTCGGTTCATGACGTAGATGACGACGATAGAATATACTCTGTGCCGCGTGCTCACAATTCGGTTCCCCGTTCCCCAATATCTTCTTCCTCTCAG TGGATGCATTGA
- the LOC103872538 gene encoding telomere repeat-binding factor 4 isoform X1: MGKEKSKWTEDEEDALLGGVRKHGPGKWKNILRDPEFAAVLSLRSNIDLKDKWRNLSVPADIQGSKDKVRTPKIKAAAFQLAAVAAAATTPSPSSVSSPVAPPLPRSGSSDLSIGDSCNMLIDAKNAPRYDGMIFEALSALKDANGSDVTTIFNFIEQKMYEVPEKRVLGSRLRRLAAQGKLEKVSQLKSGTQNLYRMNNNSFLTMRTPVPARPKEANAKPRQTANSQGLTVSQEKIDLSSGTAAFKLYELDGKLEVLSGAVDDRARMTELAERAEIMLLLAEELHERCCRGEIVELN; the protein is encoded by the exons ATGGGAAAAGAGAAGAGCAAATGGACGGAGGATGAGGAGGATGCGTTGCTCGGCGGCGTGAGGAAGCATGGACCCGGAAAGTGGAAGAATATCCTCCGCGATCCTGAGTTCGCTGCTGTCCTCTCTCTCCGCTCCAACATCGACCTCAag gatAAATGGCGTAATCTAAGTGTTCCCGCTGACATCCAAGGCTCAAAGGATAAGGTACGGACACCAAAAATCAAAGCTGCCGCTTTTCAGCTGGCTGCCGTTGCAGCTGCCGCTACCACTCCATCTCCTAGTTCTGTCTCTTCTCCAGTTGCTCCTCCCCTTCCTCGTAGTGGATCTTCTGATTTGAGCATTGGTGATAGTTGTAACATGTTGATTGATGCAAAGAATGCTCCCAG GTATGATGGGATGATATTCGAAGCTCTTTCAGCATTAAAGGATGCTAATGGATCTGATGTCACTACAATTTTCAACTTCATCGAG CAAAAAATGTATGAAGTGCCAGAAAAAAGGGTCCTGGGTTCAAGGTTGAGGAGGCTTGCTGCACAGGGCAAACTTGAAAAGGTTAGCCAGTTAAAATCAGGA ACGCAGAACTTGTATAGGATGAATAATAATAGCTTCTTGACAATGAGAACGCCAGTTCCAGCGAGACCAAAAGAGGCGAATGCGAAACCCCGGCAGACAGCAAACAGCCAAGGACTCACGGTTTCGCAGGAGAAGATTGATCTGTCTTCAGGAACGGCAGCTTTTAAGCTCTACGAGTTAGACGGCAAATTAGAAGTGCTAAGTGGAGCTGTAGATGATAGAGCAAGGATGACAGAACTGGCGGAACGAGCTGAGATTATGCTGCTGCTAGCGGAAGAGCTCCACGAAAGAT GTTGTCGGGGAGAGATTGTGGAACTGAACTGA
- the LOC103872537 gene encoding uncharacterized protein LOC103872537: MAEESKQSSVSDDKTSVIGRSSKEEKQSKVHEKETHGTSEDINEKTRVDDVKGPGVFGRMKEEVEAIVDAVTPSKSSADDK, translated from the exons ATGGCGGAAGAATCAAAACAAAGCTCTGTTTCTG ATGATAAGACGAGTGTGATTGGAAGAAGCAGCAAGGAAGAGAAACAATCAAAGGTTCATGAAAAGGAGACTCATGGAACAAGTGAAGACATCAACGAGAAGACAAGAGTGGATGATGTGAAAGGACCTGGTGTCTTCGGACGAATGAAGGAAGAAGTGGAAGCCATCGTCGATGCAGTTACTCCTAGCAAAAGTTCTGCTGATGACAAGTGA
- the LOC103872540 gene encoding U-box domain-containing protein 35 isoform X1, which yields MAARRVKGKDSNAVTAIAIDKDKNSQHALKWAVENIVVNSPNCILLHVQTKLRIGAEENTEADNEEEAHQFFLPFRGFCARKGIMAKEVLLHDIDIASAIVDYINNNSIANIVLGATARNSFLKKFKTVDVPGTLLKTTPDTCAVFVVSKGKLLTSKSASRPQTPQHSPQPPKPHPHSAISDPGPASSITFSDSGRSSPALNGGFSPPTAHFKPSLIRSSPSRFSNGLSPSGHSGESNASFYSILGRSTYGGSSHSSTSMSELADGEERFSGGSYITEQNHNLEAEVRRLRLELQQYNVSMGRESAPHLQGPSAAAESIKLEEAKVARDMLRAMSEMDKHKTQSEIHATELAHRLAEMDKQKRRLVEMQARFKEQDMASNVSYRRYSIRDVEGATDGFSDAQKIGEGGYGPVYKAVLENTSVAIKILKSDVSQGLKQFQQEVEVLSCMRHPNMVILLGACPEYGCLVYEYMENGTLEDRLFCKDNTPPLSWRQRFRIVAEIATGLLFLHQAKPEPLVHRDLKPANILLDRHLNSKISDVGLARLVPPAVADSFTNYHMTAAAGTFCYIDPEYQQTGMLGVKSDLYSFGVVLLQILTAMPAMGLSHRVEKALEKKRLIEVLDPKVSDWPEEETQVLAQLALQCCELRKRDRPDLATVLLPALSKLREFATEDHEDDRIYSVPRAHNSVHDVDDDDRIYSVPRAHNSVPRSPISSSSQVGFFL from the exons ATGGCTGCAAGAAGAGTTAAAGGAAAAGACAGCAATGCGGTTACCGCCATAGCTATTGACAAAGACAAGAACAGCCAACACGCTTTGAAGTGGGCTGTTGAGAATATTGTTGTCAATTCTCCAAACTGTATCCTTCTCCATGTTCAAACCAAACTGA GAATTGGTGCAGAAGAGAACACAGAAGCAGACAACGAAGAAGAGGCGCATCAGTTCTTCCTTCCCTTCAGAGGCTTCTGCGCTCGAAAAGGG ATTATGGCAAAGGAGGTTCTGCTTCACGATATTGACATAGCAAGTGCAATTGTTGACTACATCAACAACAACTCCATTGCAAATATAGTCCTTGGAGCCACCGCAAGAAACTCCTTCCTCAA GAAGTTTAAGACCGTAGATGTGCCAGGGACCCTGCTTAAAACAACTCCAGATACATGTGCTGTCTTTGTTGTGTCTAAAGGGAAACTATTAACAAGCAAATCAGCGAGTAGGCCTCAGACACCTCAACATTCTCCCCAGCCTCCAAAACCACACCCACACTCTGCCATATCCGATCCTGGCCCGGCAAGCTCCATCACTTTCAGTGATTCCGGAAG GTCATCTCCTGCATTAAACGGAGGTTTCTCTCCACCTACAGCTCATTTCAAGCCTTCTCTAATTAGGAGTTCTCCCTCAAGGTTTAGCAATGGACTCTCTCCCAGCGGTCACAGTGGTGAGTCAAATGCGAGTTTCTACAGCATCCTAGGAAGATCCACCTATGGAGGAAGCTCCCACTCTTCCACATCCATG TCCGAGTTAGCCGATGGAGAGGAACGCTTTTCTGGGGGAAGTTATATCACTGAACAG AATCATAATCTTGAAGCAGAGGTGAGAAGATTGAGACTCGAATTGCAACAGTATAATGTTTCCATGGGCAGAGAAAGT GCCCCTCATCTTCAAGGACCAAGCGCTGCCGCCGAATCTATAAAGTTGGAGGAAGCAAAGGTAGCAAGGGATATGCTTAGGGCAATGTCTGAGATGGATAAGCATAAAACACAGAGCGAGATCCACGCTACCGAACTGGCGCACCGTCTTGCGGAAATGGATAAGCAGAAGAGAAGACTGGTGGAGATGCAGGCCAGATTCAAGGAACAGGACATGGCCAGCAACGTATCTTACAGAAGATATAGCATCAGAGATGTCGAAGGTGCAACCGACGGTTTTTCGGATGCTCAAAAGATTGGGGAAGGAGGGTATGGACCTGTGTATAAAGCCGTTCTCGAAAACACTTCTGTTGCTATCAAAATCTTGAAGTCAGATGTCTCACAAGGCCTGAAACAGTTCCAACAAGAGGTTGAGGTTCTCAGTTGCATGAGACACCCTAACATGGTGATCCTCCTCGGTGCTTGCCCCGAGTACGGCTGCCTTGTGTACGAGTATATGGAGAACGGAACGCTAGAAGATCGTCTCTTCTGCAAAGACAACACTCCTCCACTGTCTTGGAGACAACGGTTTAGAATCGTTGCTGAGATTGCCACAGGACTTCTTTTCCTTCACCAGGCCAAACCTGAGCCACTAGTGCATAGAGATCTGAAGCCGGCAAACATACTGCTAGACAGACATTTGAACAGCAAAATCAGTGACGTGGGCTTGGCTCGGTTGGTGCCTCCCGCTGTTGCTGATAGCTTCACCAATTATCACATGACAGCTGCAGCCG GTACGTTTTGTTACATTGACCCTGAGTACCAGCAAACGGGAATGCTTGGAGTGAAGTCTGACTTGTACTCATTCGGTGTGGTGCTTCTGCAAATCCTCACAGCTATGCCAGCGATGGGGTTAAGCCATAGAGTGGAGAAAGCACTTGAGAAAAAGAGACTCATAGAAGTTTTGGATCCCAAAGTATCAGACTGGCCTGAAGAAGAGACTCAGGTGCTAGCTCAATTGGCTTTGCAGTGCTGTGAGCTGCGGAAAAGGGATAGACCTGATCTTGCTACCGTTCTGTTGCCTGCACTGAGCAAGCTAAGGGAGTTTGCAACAGAGGATCATGAAGACGATAGAATATACTCTGTGCCACGTGCTCACAATTCGGTTCATGACGTAGATGACGACGATAGAATATACTCTGTGCCGCGTGCTCACAATTCGGTTCCCCGTTCCCCAATATCTTCTTCCTCTCAGGTTGGTTTCTTCTTATAG
- the LOC103872538 gene encoding telomere repeat-binding factor 4 isoform X2 has product MGKEKSKWTEDEEDALLGGVRKHGPGKWKNILRDPEFAAVLSLRSNIDLKDKWRNLSVPADIQGSKDKVRTPKIKAAAFQLAAVAAAATTPSPSSVSSPVAPPLPRSGSSDLSIGDSCNMLIDAKNAPRYDGMIFEALSALKDANGSDVTTIFNFIEQKMYEVPEKRVLGSRLRRLAAQGKLEKTQNLYRMNNNSFLTMRTPVPARPKEANAKPRQTANSQGLTVSQEKIDLSSGTAAFKLYELDGKLEVLSGAVDDRARMTELAERAEIMLLLAEELHERCCRGEIVELN; this is encoded by the exons ATGGGAAAAGAGAAGAGCAAATGGACGGAGGATGAGGAGGATGCGTTGCTCGGCGGCGTGAGGAAGCATGGACCCGGAAAGTGGAAGAATATCCTCCGCGATCCTGAGTTCGCTGCTGTCCTCTCTCTCCGCTCCAACATCGACCTCAag gatAAATGGCGTAATCTAAGTGTTCCCGCTGACATCCAAGGCTCAAAGGATAAGGTACGGACACCAAAAATCAAAGCTGCCGCTTTTCAGCTGGCTGCCGTTGCAGCTGCCGCTACCACTCCATCTCCTAGTTCTGTCTCTTCTCCAGTTGCTCCTCCCCTTCCTCGTAGTGGATCTTCTGATTTGAGCATTGGTGATAGTTGTAACATGTTGATTGATGCAAAGAATGCTCCCAG GTATGATGGGATGATATTCGAAGCTCTTTCAGCATTAAAGGATGCTAATGGATCTGATGTCACTACAATTTTCAACTTCATCGAG CAAAAAATGTATGAAGTGCCAGAAAAAAGGGTCCTGGGTTCAAGGTTGAGGAGGCTTGCTGCACAGGGCAAACTTGAAAAG ACGCAGAACTTGTATAGGATGAATAATAATAGCTTCTTGACAATGAGAACGCCAGTTCCAGCGAGACCAAAAGAGGCGAATGCGAAACCCCGGCAGACAGCAAACAGCCAAGGACTCACGGTTTCGCAGGAGAAGATTGATCTGTCTTCAGGAACGGCAGCTTTTAAGCTCTACGAGTTAGACGGCAAATTAGAAGTGCTAAGTGGAGCTGTAGATGATAGAGCAAGGATGACAGAACTGGCGGAACGAGCTGAGATTATGCTGCTGCTAGCGGAAGAGCTCCACGAAAGAT GTTGTCGGGGAGAGATTGTGGAACTGAACTGA
- the LOC103872536 gene encoding uncharacterized protein LOC103872536, with translation MAIKAGKVLRTASAASRKLLAAHPAPSAVSPPGVTSSSAVGAFLGIIEVPRSTTDMLISKYIRLSQNRLTKKGDFTEEKLMTMLSGNVGISETVKLLDGRKTSADFSSPKSTNIPSMANPKKKK, from the exons ATGGCGATCAAAGCGGGAAAGGTTCTCAGAACGGCGTCGGCTGCCTCTAGGAAGTTATTAGCAGCACATCCGGCGCCTTCAGCCGTATCACCGCCAGGTGTGACGTCATCTTCCGCTGTAGGAGCATTTCTGGGTATTATCGAAGTTCCTCGCTCCACCACCGATATGTTGATCTCCAAGTACATCCGACTCTCCCAG AACCGTTTGACGAAGAAGGGTGATTTCACTGAGGAGAAGCTCATGACAATGTTGTCTGGTAATGTCGGGATCAGCGAGACTGTCAAGTTACTTGATGGCCGCAAAACTAGCGCTGACTTTTCTTCTCCAAAGTCAACCAACATCCCATCCATGGCCAACcccaagaaaaagaaataa